The genomic interval ACGAACTCGTTTTGAAGGTGGATGTGAACGGGATTGAAGAGCTGGACTCTCCAGATGTTGTGGTTGACTTTTCTTCACCTGAAGCACTCCCGAAAACGGTGGAGCTGTGTAAAAAATACAGGGCTGGACTCGTTCTGGGAACAACCGCCCTGAAAGAAGAACACTTCCAGATGCTGAGGGATCTTTCAAGAGAGGTACCCGTTGTTCAGGCCTACAACTTTTCCATTGGTATAAACGTTCTGAAGAGATTCCTCTCAGAACTCGCCAGAGTCCTTAAAGACTGGGATGTTGAGATCGTGGAGACGCACCATCGCTTCAAAAAAGACGCACCCTCCGGAACCGCGATTCTTCTGGAGAGCGCGCTGGGAAAGAGCGTTCCCATTCACTCCCTGAGAGTGGGTGGTGTCCCGGGAGACCACGTGGTCGTCTTTGGAAACATAGGTGAGACTATCGAGATAAAGCACAGGGCGATTTCGAGGACTGTTTTCGCTATAGGCGCCCTGAAGGCTGCAGAGTTTCTTGTGGGAAAAGATCCCGGTATGTACAGTTTCGAAGAAGTGATCTTTGGGGGTGAGTGAGTTGGACGCAAGAGAAATCATAGAAATGATAGCCAAAGCCAAAAAGAAAACTCCCATAGTCGCTTACATAAAAGGTGATTTGGCGGGCATAGATTTCTCCAGTTTCAAATTCTTCGGTGATGAAAAGTTCGGAATTCTCTTTGGAGAGTACGAAGATTTCAAAAAGCTTCTCGAAGAGCACAAGGAAAAAATAGAAGACTACCATCTCGAGGTGAAAGCGAGAAACTCCGCGCTCCCTCTGGCAGATCTCACGAAATACAAAGCAAGAATAGAACCGGGAGCGATCATAAGGGACATGGTGGAAATAGGGGAAGGCGCTGTGATCATGATGGGAGCTGTCATAAACGTTGGTGCAGTGATCGGTGAAGGAACGATGATAGACATGAACGCGGTCATTGGTGGAAGGGCGATCATAGGAAAGAAGTGCCACATAGGTGCCGGTGCGGTGATAGCGGGTGTTATAGAGCCTCCGAGTGCAAAACCCGTTGTCATAGAGGACGAAGTGGTCGTGGGAGCGAACGCTGTAATCCTTGAAGGTGTGACGGTCGGAAAAGGTGCGGTTGTCGCGGCCGGTGCGGTTGTAACGAAGGATGTTCCTCCCTACACGGTCGTGGCTGGTGTTCCCGCGCGTGTGATAAAACAAATAGACGAAAGAACAAAAGAGAAGACAAAGATAGTTGATGAACTCAGAAATCTCGAATGAATGGAGGTCTGGGAAATGAACGTGGTGGTTCAAAAGTATGGAGGAAGCTCCGTTGCCACACCGGAGAGAATAAAGAACGTTGCCCAGAGAATCAAGAAGAAAGTGGACGAAGGGTACAAAGTCGTGGTCGTTGTCTCCGCTATGGGAAAGACAACGGACAACCTCATAAAACTCGCAAAGGAGATCTCTCCAAAGCCGGATTCGAGGGAACTCGATATGCTCCTTGCAACGGGAGAACAGGTTTCCGCCGCGCTCCTTTCGATGGCCCTGAAAGATCTCGGAATAAAGGCCAAATCTTTGAACGCGTTCCAGGTGAAAATAAAAACCACTTCACATCACACGAGTGCTCGCATCGTGGATATAGACGACAGTGTGATCTGGGAAAATCTGAAAGATTACGACGTTCTCGTCGTAACGGGCTTTCAGGGTGTGAACGAACACGGTGATCTGACCACGCTTGGCCGGGGCGGTTCGGATACATCTGCCGTGGCGCTTGCAGCAAAACTCAGAGTTCCTTGTGAAATCTACAGCGATGTGGACGGGATATACACCTGTGACCCGCGTGTTCATCCGAGGGCCAAAAAACTCGCTTACATCACCTACGACGAAGCACTCGAGCTCACCGCTCTCGGTGCGAAGGTTCTTCACTCAAGATCCGTGGAAATAGCTAAGAAATACGGGATACCCATTTACTGTGCATCTTCTTTCACCGAAGAGGAGGGAACCATGGTGGTAGAAAGACTTCCGGAGTGGCTGGAAGAACCTGTTGTAACAGGAGCAACGATTTCTCATGGTCAGATAAAAGTTTCCATATCTTTCCTCCCAAAGGATGTGAAGTACATCACGGCCATCTTCGAGGAAGTTGGAAAGAAAGCCCTGAACGTGGACATGATTTCCCTTGTTCCTTCGAACGGCAAGATTTTCCTCTCCTTCACAATTCTCGAAGACCACAAAGAAGATCTGGACGAGGCGCTCAAAGAGGCTCTCAGAGACGTGGAAGGATGGAAATCCACCTACGAAGGAGGTTTTGCCAAACTCTCCATAGTTGGGGTGGGAATGAGAACGAGCCCGGGTGTGGCCGCCAGGTTCTTTGAAGCGCTGGAAAGGGCGGGTGTCACACCGGAACTTGTCACGACGTCGGAGATAAAGATCTCCTGTCTCGTCCCTGAAGAGAAAGCGGAAGAGGCACTGAAATCGGTGATCGAAGAATTCGAACTGTGAGGTGAAGAAATGGACATCTTGTGGAAAGTGGCAGAGATCCATGGGACACCCGCTTACGTGTACTTCGAGGAAACACTGCGAAAAAGAGCACGTCTTGTAAAAGAGGTCTTCGAGGGGGTGAACCTCCTTCCGACGTTTGCTGTGAAGGCGAACAACAATCCTGTTCTGCTGAGGATTCTAAGAGAAGAAGGTTTCGGAATGGACGTGGTGACAAAAGGAGAACTCTTCGCGGCTAAACTGGCGGGAGTTCCTTCTCATTCCGTTGTATGGAACGGCAATGGAAAGAGCGTGGATCAGATGAAACACTTTTTGAGAGAAGGCGTGAGGATCATCAACGTGGATTCGTTCGAGGAGATGGAGATCTGGAAGGAATTGAACCCGGAGGGCGTGGAGTATTTCATTAGGGTGAATCCGGAAGTCGACGCGAAGACACATCCTCACATCTCCACCGGCTTGAAAAAGCACAAGTTCGGAATACCACTGGAAGATCTGGACCTATTCATGGAAAGATTCGGATCAATGAACGTAAAAGGTCTTCATGTTCACATAGGATCACAGATAACACAGGTTGAACCCTTTGTGGAGGCCTTCGACAAAGTCGTCCGGGCTTCTGAAAGGTTTGGATTCGAAGAGATCAACATCGGTGGCGGCTGGGGAATAAACTACAGTGGAGAAGAACTCGACCTGTCCAGCTACAGAGAAAAGGTTGTTCCTGCCTTGAAGAGATTCAAAAGGGTCATCGTTGAAATAGGAAGGTACATCGTAGCACCTTCCGGGTACCTGCTTCTCAGGGTAGTACTCGTCAAAAAAAGAAGTAACAAAACGTTCGTTGTGGTCGATGGAGGGATGAACACCCTCATAAGACCGGCACTTTACTCCGCGTATCACAGGGTTTTCGTTCTTGGAAAACAGGGTAAAGAAGTGAGAGCGGATGTGGTTGGCCCTCTGTGCGAAAGCGGTGACGTGATCGCGTACGACCGGGAACTTCCAGAGGTCGAACCGGGTGACATCATCGTTGTGGAAAACGCGGGAGCCTACGGCTACACCATGTCGAACAACTACAACTCAACCGTACGTCCGGCTGAGGTGCTCGTCGGAGAAGGCGGAGAGATCTCTCTGATAAGAAGGAGAGAGACAGAGATGGACATCTTCAAAGACGTGGTGATGTGAATGAACGAGATCGAACTAAGACACATCCTTCATATGAATCCAGAGCCTTCTTTCAGGGAGTACAGAACAAAAGAGATACTCAGAAAAGCAGTGAGTGATATTGGATACGAGAAGATCATAGAAGTGGCCGGAACAGGCCTGGTGATAGAAAAGAAGGAAACGGAAGATCCGTACGTTGTTCTGAGAGCTGATATGGATGCTTTGCCCATAAAAGAAGAAACGGGTTGGGAGTTCGCATCGCGTAATGACTACATGCATGCATGTGGGCACGACTTTCACATGAGTGTCCTCTACGGTGCTATGAAGAGACTCAAGAACGTGAAAAAGAACTTTCTCTTTGTATTTCAGCCCGCCGAAGAAACGGGTGGTGGAGCAGAAGAGGTTGTGAACTTTCTCAGAGACAGGTACGAAATAAAAGCCGCTGTTGGGTTTCACGTGACTGACGAGTACGATGCCGGAACTGTGGCATCCCGACCCGGAGTGCTTTTTGCCTCAGCCACGGAATTCGATGTATACTTTAAAGGTGTCCCA from Thermotoga sp. Mc24 carries:
- a CDS encoding aspartate kinase, with protein sequence MNVVVQKYGGSSVATPERIKNVAQRIKKKVDEGYKVVVVVSAMGKTTDNLIKLAKEISPKPDSRELDMLLATGEQVSAALLSMALKDLGIKAKSLNAFQVKIKTTSHHTSARIVDIDDSVIWENLKDYDVLVVTGFQGVNEHGDLTTLGRGGSDTSAVALAAKLRVPCEIYSDVDGIYTCDPRVHPRAKKLAYITYDEALELTALGAKVLHSRSVEIAKKYGIPIYCASSFTEEEGTMVVERLPEWLEEPVVTGATISHGQIKVSISFLPKDVKYITAIFEEVGKKALNVDMISLVPSNGKIFLSFTILEDHKEDLDEALKEALRDVEGWKSTYEGGFAKLSIVGVGMRTSPGVAARFFEALERAGVTPELVTTSEIKISCLVPEEKAEEALKSVIEEFEL
- the dapD gene encoding 2,3,4,5-tetrahydropyridine-2,6-dicarboxylate N-acetyltransferase, which produces MDAREIIEMIAKAKKKTPIVAYIKGDLAGIDFSSFKFFGDEKFGILFGEYEDFKKLLEEHKEKIEDYHLEVKARNSALPLADLTKYKARIEPGAIIRDMVEIGEGAVIMMGAVINVGAVIGEGTMIDMNAVIGGRAIIGKKCHIGAGAVIAGVIEPPSAKPVVIEDEVVVGANAVILEGVTVGKGAVVAAGAVVTKDVPPYTVVAGVPARVIKQIDERTKEKTKIVDELRNLE
- the dapB gene encoding 4-hydroxy-tetrahydrodipicolinate reductase; the encoded protein is MKYGIVGYSGRMGQEIQKVFSEKGHELVLKVDVNGIEELDSPDVVVDFSSPEALPKTVELCKKYRAGLVLGTTALKEEHFQMLRDLSREVPVVQAYNFSIGINVLKRFLSELARVLKDWDVEIVETHHRFKKDAPSGTAILLESALGKSVPIHSLRVGGVPGDHVVVFGNIGETIEIKHRAISRTVFAIGALKAAEFLVGKDPGMYSFEEVIFGGE
- the lysA gene encoding diaminopimelate decarboxylase, with the translated sequence MDILWKVAEIHGTPAYVYFEETLRKRARLVKEVFEGVNLLPTFAVKANNNPVLLRILREEGFGMDVVTKGELFAAKLAGVPSHSVVWNGNGKSVDQMKHFLREGVRIINVDSFEEMEIWKELNPEGVEYFIRVNPEVDAKTHPHISTGLKKHKFGIPLEDLDLFMERFGSMNVKGLHVHIGSQITQVEPFVEAFDKVVRASERFGFEEINIGGGWGINYSGEELDLSSYREKVVPALKRFKRVIVEIGRYIVAPSGYLLLRVVLVKKRSNKTFVVVDGGMNTLIRPALYSAYHRVFVLGKQGKEVRADVVGPLCESGDVIAYDRELPEVEPGDIIVVENAGAYGYTMSNNYNSTVRPAEVLVGEGGEISLIRRRETEMDIFKDVVM